In the Aneurinibacillus soli genome, one interval contains:
- a CDS encoding Rrf2 family transcriptional regulator has translation MINSRFAVAIHILSLIAANPGKSVTSDYIAGSVNTNPVVIRRISSMLKKAGLLQARAGVAGAVLAKEIADISLLDVYRAVQAQDELFAIHESPNPNCPIGRNIQSTLEEAFLDAQKAMENELASKSVADIVHHLSP, from the coding sequence TTGATAAACAGTCGATTCGCTGTTGCCATTCATATTCTCTCTCTGATTGCTGCTAACCCAGGGAAATCTGTTACTTCTGATTACATTGCAGGCAGTGTGAATACGAACCCGGTGGTCATTCGACGCATTAGCAGTATGTTGAAAAAAGCTGGGTTATTGCAAGCACGTGCTGGGGTCGCCGGTGCCGTTTTAGCTAAAGAAATCGCAGACATCTCTTTACTAGATGTATACCGAGCGGTTCAGGCTCAGGATGAGCTTTTTGCGATTCATGAGAGCCCGAACCCGAATTGCCCAATCGGAAGAAATATCCAATCCACCCTGGAAGAAGCATTTCTAGATGCTCAAAAGGCGATGGAGAATGAGCTGGCAAGCAAATCAGTAGCAGACATTGTGCATCATCTCTCTCCCTAG
- a CDS encoding NAD(P)-dependent oxidoreductase — protein MKIGIVGATGKAGNLIMKEAINRNHDVTAIVRNSAKLTDKNITVLEKDVFDLTANDVNGFDVIVNAFGAPAGQEHLHVEAGNALIEALKGAPHTRLVVVGGAGSLFVDAEKTTRVFDTTEFPAEYLATAKNQGENLSILQQTPSITWTFVSPSAFFNPQGKRTGAYQAGKDHLLVNAKGESYISYADFAIAIVDEIENPQHLNERFTVVGESE, from the coding sequence ATGAAGATTGGTATCGTCGGAGCAACCGGAAAAGCTGGAAACCTGATTATGAAAGAAGCGATTAACCGTAATCATGATGTCACAGCTATTGTACGTAATTCCGCTAAACTTACAGACAAAAACATCACTGTACTAGAAAAGGATGTATTTGATCTTACAGCAAATGACGTAAACGGATTCGATGTCATTGTCAATGCATTCGGTGCACCTGCCGGACAAGAACATCTTCATGTAGAAGCAGGCAATGCGCTGATTGAAGCACTGAAAGGAGCTCCTCATACACGCTTAGTTGTAGTAGGTGGCGCTGGAAGCCTGTTTGTCGACGCCGAAAAAACAACACGGGTATTTGATACAACTGAATTCCCGGCCGAATATCTTGCGACCGCAAAAAACCAGGGGGAAAACCTGAGTATCTTACAGCAGACTCCTTCTATTACCTGGACATTTGTCAGCCCGTCCGCATTCTTTAATCCGCAGGGAAAACGGACAGGGGCATATCAAGCAGGCAAAGACCATCTGCTTGTAAACGCAAAAGGGGAAAGCTATATCAGCTATGCGGATTTTGCGATTGCAATTGTAGATGAGATCGAGAACCCACAACACCTGAACGAACGCTTCACTGTAGTGGGAGAATCGGAATAA
- a CDS encoding peptidase, giving the protein MVKERIRAWMREHTEEAVQFLSALVQEASLSGQETGAQQRVADKLATLGLIVDMWEPGGEELIRHPYFCSPRQSFIGSPNVVGVWKGCGGGRSLILNGHIDIVPPGDTSRWTADPYSGRVENGRVYGRGTTDMKGGNVSLLLAIQCLKELDVQLKGDVIFQSVIEEESGGSGTLAAVLRGYTADAAIIPEPTGMKIFPKQQGSMWFRIHVYGRAAHGGTRYEGVSAIEKSVLVMEAVRSLEQKRNEVITDPLYAATPIPIPINIGKISGGDWPSSVPDVVVLEGRMGVAPEEELDMARQCLDDALMQIEDDWLRDNPPELEWFGAQWVPGSLDTEHELMNCLVDAYRNILEEEPVVEAAPWGTDGGLLAKVGETPAVVFGPGTTALAHYPDEHIEIARMMACAEVVALSVLQWCGVRGS; this is encoded by the coding sequence ATGGTGAAAGAACGAATTCGGGCATGGATGCGGGAGCATACAGAGGAAGCTGTACAGTTCTTGTCAGCACTGGTACAGGAAGCGAGTCTGTCGGGTCAAGAGACAGGTGCTCAGCAGCGGGTAGCGGATAAGCTAGCTACACTCGGGCTTATAGTTGATATGTGGGAGCCGGGTGGGGAAGAGCTGATCAGGCATCCGTACTTTTGCTCACCGCGTCAGTCATTTATCGGCAGTCCGAATGTAGTCGGTGTATGGAAGGGATGCGGTGGAGGGCGGTCTTTGATTTTGAACGGCCATATCGACATTGTTCCACCAGGGGATACGTCACGCTGGACGGCAGACCCGTACAGCGGCAGGGTGGAGAATGGCCGGGTGTACGGGCGTGGTACGACCGATATGAAGGGTGGCAATGTATCGCTTCTACTAGCAATTCAATGTTTGAAAGAGCTTGATGTGCAGTTGAAAGGCGATGTAATTTTTCAGAGTGTCATTGAAGAAGAGAGCGGTGGTTCTGGCACATTGGCTGCGGTGCTACGTGGCTACACGGCAGATGCGGCGATTATTCCGGAGCCAACGGGAATGAAAATTTTTCCGAAACAGCAAGGTTCGATGTGGTTTCGCATACATGTTTACGGGCGGGCAGCGCATGGCGGCACGCGGTATGAAGGTGTAAGTGCCATTGAGAAAAGTGTGCTCGTAATGGAGGCGGTGCGTTCCCTGGAACAGAAGCGGAATGAAGTTATTACCGATCCGCTGTACGCGGCAACTCCTATCCCGATTCCGATCAACATCGGTAAGATTAGTGGCGGGGATTGGCCGTCCTCCGTACCGGACGTAGTTGTGCTGGAAGGACGGATGGGCGTAGCGCCGGAAGAAGAGCTTGATATGGCCCGGCAGTGTCTGGATGACGCGCTGATGCAGATAGAGGATGACTGGCTGCGCGACAATCCGCCAGAACTCGAATGGTTCGGCGCACAGTGGGTGCCGGGTAGTCTGGATACCGAGCATGAGTTAATGAACTGTCTGGTTGATGCGTACCGCAACATTCTGGAGGAAGAGCCGGTTGTGGAAGCCGCACCGTGGGGAACGGATGGTGGACTACTGGCGAAAGTCGGGGAGACCCCTGCGGTCGTATTCGGTCCTGGCACGACCGCGCTCGCCCACTATCCAGATGAACATATCGAGATTGCCCGTATGATGGCGTGTGCAGAAGTGGTTGCGCTTTCGGTACTACAATGGTGTGGAGTACGGGGTAGCTAA
- a CDS encoding aspartate aminotransferase family protein — protein sequence MNDKSHVIKPLLGNSYPTAAYGRGVYIYDTDGRAYLDGCSGAVTANIGHGVQEIIQAMQAQAARISFTYRSQFTSEAAEALGAKLAQWAPGDLDYAFFVNSGSEATETALKIALQYWQEQGRPEKRMVLSRWMSYHGITLGALSMSGHVLRRKRFVPLLEDWPVVEPPYCYRCPFGKAYPSCKLACADGLEAALQRIGPDYVAAFIAEPIIGASGGAVTPPPGYYERIREICDRYEILLIVDEVMTGNGRTGKAFGIDHWGVVPDLMALGKGMSAGYTPIAATLVSARLIEVIQNGSRSIMAGHTFSANPQSAAVALAVMNYIETNDLIAQAAERGKQLHTGLKRLMQAHELIGDVRGMGLLCGLEFVQDRISKTPYPLQTCVTERVIEAAKRHGLLVYSAAGAINGQAGDSVIVAPPFTSTSDEITLLLERLDMALADVAAEI from the coding sequence TGGCAACTCATATCCGACAGCAGCATACGGGCGTGGAGTATATATATATGATACAGATGGGCGGGCGTATTTGGATGGCTGTTCAGGAGCAGTAACGGCCAATATCGGGCACGGGGTGCAGGAGATCATCCAGGCGATGCAGGCGCAGGCGGCACGTATTTCGTTTACGTATCGCTCCCAATTTACGAGCGAAGCGGCAGAAGCACTCGGTGCGAAGCTGGCACAGTGGGCACCGGGAGATTTGGATTATGCGTTTTTTGTCAACAGTGGATCAGAGGCGACAGAGACGGCACTAAAAATTGCACTCCAATACTGGCAGGAGCAGGGGAGACCAGAGAAACGTATGGTGTTGTCACGGTGGATGAGCTACCACGGCATTACGCTTGGAGCGCTGTCGATGTCCGGGCATGTGCTCCGGCGCAAGCGATTCGTGCCGCTCTTAGAAGATTGGCCAGTGGTGGAGCCACCGTATTGCTATCGCTGTCCGTTCGGGAAGGCGTATCCATCCTGTAAGCTGGCTTGCGCGGATGGGCTGGAGGCAGCCTTGCAGCGGATCGGCCCGGATTATGTGGCGGCTTTTATCGCAGAGCCGATCATTGGAGCGTCCGGTGGGGCGGTGACGCCACCACCGGGCTATTATGAACGCATTCGGGAGATTTGTGACCGATATGAGATTTTGTTGATCGTTGATGAAGTTATGACCGGGAATGGGCGGACTGGTAAAGCATTTGGAATTGATCATTGGGGTGTTGTACCAGACCTGATGGCACTTGGCAAAGGGATGAGCGCTGGTTACACACCAATCGCAGCTACGCTTGTTAGCGCGCGCCTGATTGAGGTCATTCAGAACGGTTCACGTTCGATTATGGCTGGACATACATTTAGTGCAAATCCGCAGTCGGCGGCAGTCGCACTTGCAGTCATGAACTATATTGAAACAAATGATTTGATCGCACAGGCAGCGGAGCGTGGGAAGCAGCTACACACTGGACTGAAGAGGCTGATGCAGGCGCATGAGCTGATCGGAGATGTGCGTGGGATGGGGCTTTTGTGTGGGCTAGAGTTTGTACAGGATCGCATATCCAAAACACCGTATCCACTCCAGACTTGCGTTACGGAGCGAGTAATCGAGGCAGCGAAACGGCACGGTTTACTTGTGTACAGTGCGGCAGGAGCGATCAATGGGCAGGCCGGGGATAGCGTGATTGTGGCACCGCCGTTTACCAGCACCTCCGATGAAATTACGCTGCTGCTGGAACGACTGGATATGGCACTTGCGGATGTTGCTGCCGAGATTTAA